From Streptomyces zhihengii, the proteins below share one genomic window:
- a CDS encoding VOC family protein, translating to MDMTLEVVTIPVSDLDRAKAFYADAVGFKADLDQEVAPGMRIVQLTPPGSRCSVVLMSGMPRNPGQPEMAPGSLHALQMCVTDIAAAHAELASRGVPVSAVQHVGETGWEDGPGQEWNSFMFFQDPDGNSWCVQEAPAPLSER from the coding sequence GTGGACATGACGCTCGAAGTGGTGACGATCCCGGTCTCCGACCTGGACCGCGCGAAGGCCTTCTACGCCGACGCCGTCGGCTTCAAGGCCGACCTCGACCAGGAGGTGGCCCCCGGCATGCGGATCGTGCAGCTCACCCCGCCGGGCTCACGCTGTTCCGTCGTCCTGATGAGCGGGATGCCGCGGAACCCGGGTCAGCCCGAGATGGCGCCCGGCTCCCTGCACGCGCTCCAGATGTGCGTCACGGACATCGCCGCGGCCCATGCCGAGCTCGCCTCGCGCGGGGTGCCGGTCTCGGCGGTCCAGCACGTCGGCGAGACCGGCTGGGAGGACGGCCCGGGGCAGGAGTGGAACTCGTTCATGTTCTTCCAGGACCCCGACGGCAACTCCTGGTGCGTCCAGGAGGCCCCCGCCCCCCTCTCGGAGCGCTGA
- a CDS encoding pyridoxamine 5'-phosphate oxidase family protein: MPPTPPTSAAEPSGRLDTRFSDPKASATPWSDALAVLETAEVFWLTTVRPDGRPHVTPLIAVWQDGALHFCTGPAERKAKNLRDNPAVVLTTGGNALGEGCDLVVEGEAERVTDDPALRALASAYVRKYGPDWTFGVGDGVFTGDGGEALVFRVAPRTAFGFAKGAPFGQTRWRFPL; the protein is encoded by the coding sequence ATGCCCCCGACGCCCCCGACATCCGCGGCCGAGCCGAGCGGCCGGCTGGACACGCGCTTCAGCGATCCGAAAGCGTCCGCGACACCCTGGTCCGACGCGCTCGCCGTGCTGGAGACCGCCGAGGTCTTCTGGCTGACGACCGTCCGCCCCGACGGCCGCCCCCATGTCACCCCGCTGATCGCCGTCTGGCAGGACGGCGCGCTGCACTTCTGCACCGGCCCGGCGGAGCGGAAGGCGAAGAACCTGCGCGACAACCCGGCGGTGGTGCTCACCACGGGCGGCAACGCGCTCGGCGAGGGCTGCGACCTGGTCGTCGAGGGCGAGGCCGAGCGCGTCACCGACGACCCGGCGCTGCGGGCGCTGGCGTCGGCCTACGTCAGGAAGTACGGGCCGGACTGGACGTTCGGCGTCGGTGACGGCGTGTTCACCGGCGACGGCGGCGAAGCCCTGGTATTCCGGGTGGCGCCACGGACGGCCTTCGGCTTCGCCAAGGGCGCTCCCTTCGGCCAGACCCGCTGGCGCTTCCCGCTCTGA